In Catenulispora sp. MAP5-51, the genomic stretch CCTCAGTTCCGGAGCCGTGTGGTGATCGAGCTCGCCGCTCACGGCCACCACGGCGGCTCCGGAGGCGTCATCGTGGCGGAGAACGGTCAGAGTACTGTCGGTCACCTGTGCTCCTGGGCGGCTGAGGGGTACCTTTACACGTTCCCCAAGAATAGAAGGCCATGGCGCCGAGCGCTGTCGAGGAGCTTCGGTGGACGAAGGGTTTCCAGTGGTGCCTCACGATGACGGCTGGGCCGAGGTCTTCGCCGCCGACCCGAAAGTCGGCGCCGACCTGGCCCGCGTGGACTGGGCGGCGACGCCGCTGGGCCGGCCGGACGGCTGGCCGGTCAGCCTGCAGACGGCCGTGAGCATCCTGCTGGCCTCCAGGTTCCCCATGTGGATGGCCTGGGGCCCGGAGCTGACCTTCTTCTGCAACGACGCCTACCGGCGGGACACCCTGGGCCAGAAATACCCGTGGGCGCTGGGCAGGCCGTCCAGCCGGGTGTGGGAGGAGATCTGGGACGCCATCGGCCCGCGGATCCAGACCGTGCTAGCCACCGGCCAGGCGACCTGGGACGAGGCGCTTCTGCTGTTCCTGGAACGGTCCGGCTACCCCGAGGAGAGCTACCACACCTTCTCCTACAGCCCGCTGCGTGACGACGACGGCGCGATCGTGGGCATGCTCTGCGTGGTCAGCGAGGACACCGAGCGGGTCATCGGCGAGCGCCGGATGGCCACCCTGCGCGATCTCGGCTCCGACCTCAGCGTGGTGCGCACGGAGCGGGAGATGCTCGCCTTCGCGGTCGCTCAGCTCGACCGCAATCCGTACGACCTGCCGTTCACACTGACGTACCTGTTCCAGGAAGACGGCACGGCGCACCTGATCGCCGCCACCGGCATCGCCGACAGCCACCCGGCCGCCGCCGAACTGCTGGCTGCCGAACCGATCGACGCCGAACTGCCGACCTCCGAACCTCTGGCCGTCGAACCACTGGCCGCCGAACCTCTGACCGCCCAACCGCCGACCGCCGGATCCGCCGCCATCTGGCCGGTGGCGGCGGCCGCCCGCGGCGAGTCGGTCGTGATGCCGCTGGACGGCCCGGCCTTCGCCGACCTGCCGACCGGCGCCGGGGAACTGCCGCCGCTCCAGGCGATGGTGCTGCCGCTGCGCCAGCAGGGCGGACAGCCCTACGGGTTCCTGGTGGCGGCGCTGAACCGCTACCGCGTCCTGGACGAGGGCTACAGCGCCTTCGTGGAACTGGTCGCCGGCCACATGGCCACCGGCATCGGCAGCGCCCGCAGCTACCGCGACCAGCAGCGCCGCGCCGAGGAACTGGCCGAGCTGGACCGGGCCAAGACCACGTTCTTCTCCAACATCAGCCACGAGTTCCGCACGCCGCTCACCCTGATCATGGGCCCGGTCCAGGAGCTGCAGAGCAAGCTGGCCGACGCCGACCCGCGGATCCGCGAGGAGCTGGAAGTCGTCCGCCGCAACGGCATGCGCCTGGGCAAGCTGGTCAACACCCTGTTGGACTTCTCCCGCATCGAGGCGGGCCGGATGCGGGCCGTCTACGAACGCGTCGACCTCGCGGCCGTGACCCGGGAGCTGACCAGCGTCTTCCGCTCCGCGGTCGTCAAGGCCGGCCTGGACTTCGAGGTCGACTGCCCGACCCTGCCCGAGCCGGTCTACATCGACCGCGACATGTGGGAGAAGGTCGTCCTCAACCTTCTGAGCAACGCGCTGAAGTTCACCTTCGAGGGCTCGATCCGGGTGACGGTGCGCGCCGTCGACGGCCAGGCGCGGGTCGAGGTGGCCGACACCGGGATCGGCGTGGCCCCCGAGGAGATGCCCCGGCTGTTCGAGCGCTTCCACCGCATCGAGAGCGCACGCTCCCGGTCCACCGAGGGCAGCGGTATCGGGCTGGCGCTCGCCAAGGAGCTCATCGCCCTGCACGGCGGCTCCATCTCCGCGGCGTCGGTCGTGGGCCAGGGCACCAGCCTCACCGTCCGCCTGCCGTTCGGCTCGGCGCATCTGCCCGCCGACGCCGTCTTCTCCGAGCCGGGGGAGGACGCGGCGCGCGCCGGTGCCGATCCGTTCGTGCAGGAGGCGCTGCGCTGGTTGCCCGCCGACGGCGGCGAGCAGGCCGTGGAGACCGTGACCGAGCTGGGGCCGGCGCGGGCCTCGGAGTCCGGCCGGGTACTGATCGCCGACGACAACGCCGACATGCGTGAGTACCTCGCCCGGCTCCTGCACGGCGCGGGCTACGACGTCACCGTGGTCCCGGACGGCCGCGCGGCCCTGCGAGCCGTCGGCGGCGACCTGCCCGATCTGGTCATCAGCGACGTGATGATGCCGCACCTGGACGGCCTGGCCCTGGTCGCGGCGCTGCGCGGCGACCCGCGGACCGCCTCGATCCCGGTGCTGCTGCTGTCGGCCAGAGCCGGTCAGGAAGCGTCCATCGAAGGACTTCAGGCCGGTGCCGACGACTACCTGGTGAAACCGTTCGCGGCGGCCGAACTCCTGGCCCGGGTCCGGGCGAACATCGAACTGGCGCGGCTGCGCAGCCACCACATCCGGTGGCGCAACGTGCTGGTCGACTCGCTGCAGGAGGCGTTCTTCGTCGGCGAGCAGGACGGCACGGTCATCGAGGCGAACGCGGCCTTCGAGGGCATCCTCGGCTACGGTCCCGAAGGTCTGCCTTACCGACCGGCCCATCCATGGTGGCCGGACGCCGCCACCGAGCCGGAGGCCCACCGGCGTGCCGCCGAGGCCTTCACCGCGCTGCCCGGCCGGGACCGGGGCGCGCAGACCGTCGCCGTCACCCATCGCGACGGGCGCCGGCTGTGGATCAGCGTGGCCGGCAACCAGGTCCGCGATCCCGATTCGGACCGCACCGTGATCGTCGGGACCTTCC encodes the following:
- a CDS encoding SpoIIE family protein phosphatase, producing MPHDDGWAEVFAADPKVGADLARVDWAATPLGRPDGWPVSLQTAVSILLASRFPMWMAWGPELTFFCNDAYRRDTLGQKYPWALGRPSSRVWEEIWDAIGPRIQTVLATGQATWDEALLLFLERSGYPEESYHTFSYSPLRDDDGAIVGMLCVVSEDTERVIGERRMATLRDLGSDLSVVRTEREMLAFAVAQLDRNPYDLPFTLTYLFQEDGTAHLIAATGIADSHPAAAELLAAEPIDAELPTSEPLAVEPLAAEPLTAQPPTAGSAAIWPVAAAARGESVVMPLDGPAFADLPTGAGELPPLQAMVLPLRQQGGQPYGFLVAALNRYRVLDEGYSAFVELVAGHMATGIGSARSYRDQQRRAEELAELDRAKTTFFSNISHEFRTPLTLIMGPVQELQSKLADADPRIREELEVVRRNGMRLGKLVNTLLDFSRIEAGRMRAVYERVDLAAVTRELTSVFRSAVVKAGLDFEVDCPTLPEPVYIDRDMWEKVVLNLLSNALKFTFEGSIRVTVRAVDGQARVEVADTGIGVAPEEMPRLFERFHRIESARSRSTEGSGIGLALAKELIALHGGSISAASVVGQGTSLTVRLPFGSAHLPADAVFSEPGEDAARAGADPFVQEALRWLPADGGEQAVETVTELGPARASESGRVLIADDNADMREYLARLLHGAGYDVTVVPDGRAALRAVGGDLPDLVISDVMMPHLDGLALVAALRGDPRTASIPVLLLSARAGQEASIEGLQAGADDYLVKPFAAAELLARVRANIELARLRSHHIRWRNVLVDSLQEAFFVGEQDGTVIEANAAFEGILGYGPEGLPYRPAHPWWPDAATEPEAHRRAAEAFTALPGRDRGAQTVAVTHRDGRRLWISVAGNQVRDPDSDRTVIVGTFRDVTADHYAVQRESALAALAGCLARATSLREAVDGALEELKSLWHARCVVAAVFGPGGESGEEPALTSTDAVLAWQHLPAERRRVLTELRDQPALTTVADDSGASVALEHPEGPLVLWIDLGEQRPFSVEDLLLLSLLGSHLAQGLARAHQIDQQRQTAIALQRAILGPSLLPEGFAVRYEPATRPLEVGGDWYDTIPLADGRIGIVVGDCVGRGLSAASVMGQLRSACRALLLQEASPSRVLKALDDFAVGVPGAVCTTVFCGVLDPGTGTLTYSSAGHPPGILVHADGSTHLLEQGRSLPLAVKSDLARAEGVCAIPARSTLLLYTDGLVERRRRSISAGIDAAGAVVRAGRDAAVDDLATDLMTSLAPAGGYDDDVALLLYRHPAPLRISFAAESSQLAPVRKALRGWLSQCDLPPGTAQNILVAVGEACANAVEHGHRDALGDMVFFRAEAHVDSLYLTIVDTGSWKPPQEQGSTDRGRGLKLMRALMNHVVVTPGPTGTTVRMHMRIDS